ggtactggaggatcggtctgttgggggtactggaggaccggtTCTgatgtactgttgggggtactctaggggtactggaggatcGGTCTTGTggtctgttgggggtactggaggaccggtcctgtgtactgttgggggtactggaggactggtcctgtctactgttgggggtactggaggaccggtCTTGTggtctgttgggggtactggaggaccggtCTTGTGGTCTGTTGGGGGTTCTGGAGGACCGGTCCTGTGTATTGTTGGGGGTActctgggggtactggaggatcggtctgttgggggtactggaggaccggtTCTgatgtactgttgggggtactctaggggtactggaggatcGGTCTTGTggtctgttgggggtactggaggaccggtcctgtgtactgttgggggtactatggGGTGGAGGACCGGTCCTGTgtaggtactggaggactggtcctgtggtactgttgggggtactggaggactggttctgtctactgttgggggtactggaggactggtcctgtctactgttgggggtactggaggaccggtCTTGTGGTCTGtcgggggtactggaggaccggtCTTGTGGTCTGTTGGGGGTTCTGGAGGACCGGTCCTGTGTATTGTTGGGGGTActctgggggtactggaggatcggtctgttgggggtactggaggaccggtTCTgatgtactgttgggggtactctaggggtactggaggatcGGTCTTGTggtctgttgggggtactggaggaccggtcctgtgtactgttgggggtactatgggggtactggaggaccggtcctgtgtactgttgggggtactctgggggtactggaggatcggTCTTGTGGTCTGTTGGGGGTACtgaaggaccagggttgggaaacactgcacaTGTCATCACGCACTGATTTTGTCCTCAACAAGTCATTCTGGTGAAAACGCACCACTGGTGGGGAAATGCTCATATTGTCTTTATGCTGCGGAATATTCACATGAacatctgtcaccaattggatggaaaccgaGCTAGTAAGGTACGtatttgttacccagaaattatttgatattcaTATAAAAACAGTTGCATTCGGTCTCTACTATCTATATCGAGCTGCTTCACTAGAAATTATCTCCCACCTTCTCAACAGAAACCTCCTCCGTCAAATTACAGTATTCCACCCATCCCTAACCAACCTTAACCGTGTCCCTAACCCGTTCCCTAACCTGACTCACTAACTTGGCTTTAGCTCGGTCCCCATGGAGAAGACCGGACAACGGTCCGTTTCCAACAGCAACCTGCTATGTGTGTAAACATGACACCTAAATGAGAGGCTTTACTACAGTTGAAGAGATTGAACGGGATCTTAAACACTAACAAATTCGTAACGTACCATATGAAAAAGAAAATGAAAATTCAAGACGTAACATATCACACGAAATGGGTGACGTTGCACACAATTGTGCACAATTTTCAGGGACCAGTT
The sequence above is drawn from the Oncorhynchus gorbuscha isolate QuinsamMale2020 ecotype Even-year linkage group LG11, OgorEven_v1.0, whole genome shotgun sequence genome and encodes:
- the LOC124048077 gene encoding putative protein TPRXL; protein product: MTCAVFPNPGPSVPPTDHKTDPPVPPEYPQQYTGPVLQYPHSTPNSTQDRSSSTPNRPQDRSSSTPRVPPTVHQNRSSSTPNRPILQYPQSTPNNTQDRSSRTPNRPQDRSSSTPNRPQDRSSSTPNSRQDQSSSTPNSTQDRSSSTPNRPQDRSSSTPRVPPTVHQNRSSSTPNRPILQYPQSTPNST